A genome region from Cognatishimia activa includes the following:
- a CDS encoding phosphodiester glycosidase family protein, protein MRIAAVLIALFLPGLASAVTCENARYEGNRYTICTVRPAEENLRLFLRDDAGEILGQFSSIEASLPEGQTLSFGMNAGMYHLDRRPVGLYLEEGRQESKLYPNSGPGNFGLVPNGVLCIRSARADVIESLAYKADTPECTYATQSGPMLVIDGQLHPRFLPDSTSKFVRNGVGTSADGKTAIFVKSENSVNFHEFARFFRDILKLPQALYFDGKISRLHATDLDRSDPGFWMGPIVGVVE, encoded by the coding sequence ATGAGGATTGCGGCGGTTCTCATAGCGCTGTTTTTGCCGGGATTGGCCTCGGCCGTCACCTGTGAGAATGCGCGCTATGAAGGCAATCGCTATACGATCTGCACGGTCCGGCCTGCTGAGGAAAACCTGCGCCTGTTTCTGCGCGATGATGCGGGTGAAATTCTCGGCCAGTTTTCCTCGATTGAAGCCAGTTTGCCCGAGGGCCAGACCCTGAGCTTTGGCATGAACGCTGGCATGTATCACTTGGATCGCCGTCCGGTTGGGCTTTATCTGGAAGAGGGTCGGCAAGAGTCCAAACTCTATCCAAACTCGGGCCCCGGCAATTTCGGCCTCGTGCCGAACGGAGTTCTCTGCATCCGCAGCGCTCGTGCTGATGTGATCGAGAGCCTTGCGTACAAAGCGGACACTCCCGAGTGTACCTACGCAACCCAGTCAGGCCCCATGCTAGTAATCGACGGCCAGTTGCATCCGCGATTCCTTCCTGACAGCACGTCGAAATTCGTGCGTAATGGGGTTGGCACTTCGGCTGACGGCAAGACGGCGATCTTTGTGAAATCCGAGAATTCCGTCAATTTCCACGAATTCGCGCGGTTCTTCCGCGATATCCTGAAGCTGCCTCAGGCGCTCTATTTCGATGGTAAGATCAGCCGCTTGCATGCAACGGATCTGGACCGGTCCGATCCCGGGTTCTGGATGGGGCCGATTGTCGGTGTGGTCGAGTAG
- a CDS encoding DUF1674 domain-containing protein gives MSESENKDLPPAAQRALAEAEARRKKAEEMALAPELGGRDGPEPVRYGDWEKKGIAVDF, from the coding sequence ATGTCCGAATCTGAGAACAAAGACCTGCCCCCCGCCGCGCAACGTGCGCTAGCAGAGGCCGAGGCGCGCCGCAAAAAGGCCGAGGAGATGGCTCTGGCGCCTGAACTGGGCGGCCGCGATGGACCGGAGCCTGTGCGCTATGGCGATTGGGAGAAGAAGGGCATTGCCGTCGATTTCTGA
- a CDS encoding DUF983 domain-containing protein, with the protein MSDLSVNEPDDRPLMPSLMKGLQCRCPNCGEGRLLHSYLKVVDHCPECREDYTPQRADDGPAYLTILVVGHVVIFFLTTMWEYMRPSPLTLAVSMCALATVVALLVLPRFKGMIVAWQWAKRMHGFK; encoded by the coding sequence ATGAGTGACTTGAGTGTGAATGAGCCAGATGATCGCCCTTTGATGCCATCACTGATGAAAGGCTTGCAGTGCCGCTGTCCGAATTGCGGCGAAGGGCGCTTGCTGCACAGCTATCTCAAGGTTGTGGATCACTGCCCAGAGTGCCGCGAAGATTATACACCTCAGCGCGCGGATGATGGGCCTGCGTATCTGACAATTCTTGTTGTGGGCCACGTGGTGATCTTTTTCCTGACCACCATGTGGGAGTACATGCGTCCGTCGCCTTTGACTTTGGCTGTGTCTATGTGTGCGCTGGCCACAGTTGTGGCCTTGCTGGTCCTGCCACGCTTCAAAGGCATGATCGTGGCTTGGCAATGGGCCAAGCGGATGCACGGGTTTAAGTAG
- the dapB gene encoding 4-hydroxy-tetrahydrodipicolinate reductase → MEELPGIVITGASGRMGQMLIKTVLESDKARLVGAVEREGHDWIGQDVGVAIGGAAVGVSVTDKPLEAFAKAQAVIDFTAPAATIAFSKLAAQARAVHVIGTTGMTDEEIAQLEPASHHAVIVRAGNMSLGVNLLTQLTKKVAAALDDEFDIEIIESHHHHKVDAPSGTALMLGEAAAEGRGVALNDVRDSGRDGITGARKKGDIGFTAIRGGDIVGEHDVLFAAAGERIILRHMATDRSIFARGALKAALWGQDKMPGQYDMLDVLGL, encoded by the coding sequence ATGGAAGAGCTGCCAGGCATTGTGATCACCGGAGCATCAGGTCGTATGGGCCAAATGCTGATCAAGACCGTGCTTGAGAGCGACAAGGCGCGTCTCGTCGGGGCTGTGGAACGCGAGGGCCATGACTGGATCGGTCAGGACGTTGGTGTCGCCATAGGCGGTGCTGCCGTTGGGGTGTCTGTAACCGACAAACCCCTTGAGGCCTTTGCCAAAGCGCAGGCTGTTATTGATTTTACAGCACCTGCAGCCACAATCGCCTTTTCCAAATTGGCGGCGCAAGCCCGAGCCGTTCATGTGATTGGCACCACGGGCATGACCGACGAGGAAATCGCGCAACTGGAACCCGCTAGCCATCACGCCGTGATCGTGCGCGCGGGCAATATGAGCCTCGGCGTCAATCTGCTGACGCAGCTGACCAAAAAGGTCGCGGCCGCTCTGGATGACGAATTTGACATCGAGATCATCGAATCCCATCACCATCATAAGGTGGATGCCCCGTCAGGCACCGCGCTCATGCTAGGCGAAGCTGCTGCCGAAGGGCGCGGCGTTGCGCTCAATGACGTACGTGACTCAGGTCGCGACGGCATCACCGGCGCGCGCAAAAAGGGCGATATCGGCTTCACAGCTATCCGCGGCGGAGACATTGTCGGCGAACACGACGTGCTCTTTGCAGCCGCAGGCGAACGCATCATTCTGCGCCACATGGCCACTGATCGTTCGATCTTTGCGCGCGGCGCATTGAAAGCCGCGCTTTGGGGCCAGGACAAAATGCCCGGCCAATATGACATGCTGGATGTGCTGGGGCTCTAA
- the truB gene encoding tRNA pseudouridine(55) synthase TruB encodes MARKRKGRDISGWLVVDKPAGMTSTAVVNKVRWAMAAKKAGHAGTLDPEATGVLAVALGEATKTVPYITDSLKAYTFTVRLGAATNTDDAEGEVIATSEARPTDDDIKAALGQFVGDIMQVPPKFSAVKIDGERAYKLARDDEDFEIAARPLWVEELVMIDREDADHVTLEMTCGKGGYVRSIARDLGEALGCLGHVRELRRIWSGPFTASDGISIEQIDEMAKTPELDAYLRPLTEGLTELTEVKATAEGAVRLRNGNPGMVIASDVEYGEECWASLDGDPIAVGVFKAGELHPSRVFVLPE; translated from the coding sequence ATGGCGCGCAAACGCAAAGGTCGGGATATTTCGGGCTGGCTCGTGGTGGACAAACCGGCGGGGATGACCTCGACTGCAGTGGTCAATAAGGTGCGCTGGGCGATGGCTGCGAAAAAGGCGGGCCATGCTGGCACTCTGGATCCAGAGGCGACGGGCGTTCTGGCCGTAGCTCTGGGCGAAGCGACCAAGACGGTTCCTTACATCACTGACAGCCTCAAGGCCTATACATTCACGGTGCGGCTGGGGGCTGCGACCAACACGGACGATGCCGAGGGCGAAGTGATCGCGACCTCGGAAGCGCGTCCCACGGACGACGACATCAAAGCCGCACTTGGCCAATTCGTTGGCGACATCATGCAGGTGCCTCCAAAGTTCTCAGCCGTCAAAATCGACGGCGAGCGGGCCTATAAGCTGGCGCGCGACGACGAAGACTTTGAGATCGCTGCGCGCCCCCTTTGGGTCGAGGAACTGGTTATGATCGACCGCGAGGACGCGGATCACGTCACGCTCGAGATGACCTGCGGGAAAGGGGGCTACGTGCGCTCAATTGCCCGCGATCTGGGCGAGGCTTTGGGGTGTTTGGGCCATGTGCGCGAGCTGCGCCGGATCTGGTCCGGGCCTTTCACGGCCTCAGACGGTATCTCCATTGAACAGATTGATGAGATGGCCAAAACGCCAGAGCTCGACGCCTATCTGCGCCCTTTGACCGAAGGGCTGACCGAGCTGACCGAGGTCAAAGCCACTGCCGAAGGCGCCGTGCGGTTGCGCAATGGCAATCCGGGCATGGTGATCGCAAGCGACGTAGAATATGGCGAAGAATGCTGGGCCAGCCTCGATGGAGACCCCATTGCCGTGGGCGTTTTCAAAGCGGGCGAGTTGCACCCTTCGCGGGTCTTCGTCCTGCCTGAATGA
- a CDS encoding DUF5665 domain-containing protein, which produces MDPTSQETLEKLTVEVEKLNQHRFIRIQNSVWRMMLFQLGRGLAFGLGSVLGATIVVSILAWFISQIEFIPLIGNWASEILKQIDTTQ; this is translated from the coding sequence ATGGACCCCACCTCCCAAGAGACACTTGAGAAACTGACCGTTGAGGTCGAAAAGCTGAACCAACATCGGTTCATTCGCATTCAGAACTCCGTCTGGCGCATGATGCTGTTTCAACTGGGGCGTGGCTTGGCCTTTGGCCTTGGGTCGGTGCTGGGCGCAACCATCGTAGTTTCGATTTTAGCGTGGTTTATCAGCCAGATAGAGTTTATCCCCCTGATCGGAAACTGGGCATCCGAGATCCTGAAACAGATCGACACCACGCAATAA
- the rbfA gene encoding 30S ribosome-binding factor RbfA, with protein MGKNKFHDGPGPSQRQLRVGELIRRTLSEVLQRGDIHDPDLNRMSITVGEVRTSPDLKIATAYVLPLGGKGQENVLKLLAANKAELRRVVGKKLGLKFTPDLRFQLDQTFDQMDDTRRMLNLDNVKRDIE; from the coding sequence ATGGGAAAGAACAAGTTCCACGACGGCCCGGGCCCATCTCAGCGCCAGCTTCGCGTCGGCGAGTTGATCAGGCGTACCCTGTCGGAAGTCCTGCAGCGTGGCGATATCCATGATCCGGACCTCAACCGCATGTCGATCACTGTGGGTGAGGTGCGTACGAGCCCAGATCTGAAGATCGCGACAGCCTATGTGCTGCCTTTGGGCGGCAAGGGGCAGGAGAATGTTCTGAAGCTGCTGGCCGCCAATAAGGCCGAGCTGCGCCGGGTGGTCGGCAAGAAACTGGGCCTCAAGTTCACCCCGGATCTGCGGTTTCAACTCGATCAGACCTTTGATCAGATGGATGACACGCGCCGCATGCTGAACCTTGATAACGTGAAACGCGATATCGAATGA
- a CDS encoding DUF1643 domain-containing protein, with protein sequence MITRSHQKDDAASTAVYSDCETYRYALTRVWDETGRKVAFIMLNPSKATEIQNDPTIERCERRARALGFGGFRAVNIFALRETDPHKMRKHKSPEGPENAAFITETCDWADTVIAAWGAHGDHLDQGFKVRDLLARSGRAVHSFGQTKAGHPRHPLYIAYAQQPELWPL encoded by the coding sequence ATGATCACGCGGAGCCATCAAAAAGACGACGCGGCCTCGACCGCCGTCTATTCTGATTGCGAGACCTATCGCTATGCGCTGACCCGGGTTTGGGATGAAACAGGGCGCAAAGTTGCGTTCATCATGCTTAATCCATCAAAAGCGACAGAGATTCAGAATGATCCCACGATTGAACGCTGCGAACGCCGCGCGCGCGCCTTGGGATTTGGCGGCTTTCGCGCGGTGAATATTTTCGCCCTGCGTGAAACCGATCCGCACAAGATGCGGAAACATAAATCTCCCGAAGGTCCTGAGAACGCAGCCTTTATTACGGAAACCTGCGATTGGGCCGACACGGTGATCGCGGCTTGGGGGGCCCATGGCGACCATTTGGATCAAGGATTCAAGGTCCGAGACCTCTTGGCGCGAAGCGGTCGCGCGGTGCATAGTTTCGGGCAAACCAAAGCTGGCCATCCGCGCCACCCGCTCTATATCGCCTATGCGCAGCAGCCGGAACTCTGGCCGCTCTAG